A window of the Candidatus Peregrinibacteria bacterium genome harbors these coding sequences:
- the ruvB gene encoding Holliday junction branch migration DNA helicase RuvB → MSISRSPSPIKPEIRVSEDLFEVGLRPKTFEEYVGQAQIKKNLHVFISGARKRNAPLEHILLYGPPGLGKTTLAHIIAHEMGGNLKITSGPAIEKGGDLAALLTNLEKGDVLFIDEIHRLKTSIEEILYSAMEDYALDLMVGNGPGAKSMRISLAPFTLIGATTKMGSLSSPLRDRFGSIHKLEFYAPEEIEKILERSSKILECVLEDDARKFLSESARSTPRIANRLLKRVRDFADMENTETIGQSLAEKALRHLGIDHVGLDSTDRKLLTTIIEKFSGGPVGLSTLAAALSEEKETIEEIYEPFLIQLGFLERTPKGRIATEHAFEHCGKVYPKNSMQLL, encoded by the coding sequence ATGAGTATTTCTCGTTCTCCATCGCCAATAAAACCAGAAATTCGCGTAAGTGAAGATCTTTTTGAAGTCGGCCTAAGACCGAAAACATTTGAAGAATATGTGGGACAAGCACAAATTAAAAAGAATCTCCACGTGTTTATTTCTGGAGCACGGAAAAGAAACGCGCCCCTCGAGCACATTCTTCTCTATGGTCCGCCCGGGCTCGGGAAAACGACGTTGGCACATATTATTGCCCATGAAATGGGGGGAAACTTGAAAATAACTTCTGGTCCAGCAATTGAAAAAGGTGGAGATTTGGCGGCACTTCTTACGAATTTGGAAAAAGGAGATGTGCTTTTTATTGATGAGATTCATCGCCTCAAGACCTCTATTGAGGAAATTCTCTATTCTGCAATGGAAGACTATGCTCTGGATCTCATGGTCGGAAATGGACCCGGCGCAAAATCTATGAGAATTTCCCTTGCTCCTTTTACCCTTATTGGTGCTACCACAAAAATGGGATCGCTCTCTTCACCACTCAGAGATCGGTTTGGCAGTATTCATAAACTCGAATTTTACGCTCCGGAAGAAATTGAAAAAATTCTCGAGAGAAGCTCTAAAATTTTAGAGTGTGTGCTGGAAGATGACGCAAGAAAATTTCTTTCTGAGTCAGCACGCTCTACTCCACGAATTGCAAATAGACTTCTCAAAAGAGTTCGAGATTTTGCCGACATGGAAAACACGGAAACTATTGGACAATCCCTTGCAGAAAAAGCTCTTCGCCATTTGGGCATTGATCATGTTGGGCTTGACTCTACTGATCGAAAACTCCTCACGACAATTATCGAAAAATTTTCAGGAGGTCCAGTTGGACTTTCCACTTTGGCAGCAGCGCTTTCTGAGGAAAAAGAAACAATTGAGGAAATCTATGAACCATTTCTTATTCAACTCGGATTTTTAGAGAGGACTCCCAAAGGGCGCATCGCCACAGAACATGCCTTTGAACACTGTGGAAAGGTATATCCAAAGAACAGCATGCAACTTTTATGA
- the purB gene encoding adenylosuccinate lyase yields the protein MTSPLTALSPLDGRYSHKIEPLKEFFSEKALMYYRVRVEISWIQFLSDRNDIEELRAFTEKEKRILENITENFSEGDAEKIKSFEKTTNHDVKAVEYFLKEKFAATSLKDVVEWIHFACTSEDVNNLAYAMMLRDAIRKCLLPAFTEVADLIGEKSREWKGIPMLARTHGQPASPTTVGKALFNFYARLRRELAGLEGVDFLGKINGATGNYNAHVVAFPKVNWLEISKTFVEILGLTWQPISDQIEPHDFIAKISHNIFRLNTICTDFSRDIWGYIAIGYFKQKLKEGEVGSSTMPHKVNPIDFENSEGNFGIANALFHLFAERLPISRWQRDLTDSTLQRNIGVAFGHTLLSLSSLSKGIQKLEVNTTQIEKDLEENIEVLSEAVQTVMRKYGVEHPYEKLKELTRGKRITRKEYEKFVGDLKIPKEAKDALQNLTPQSYTGIAEEIVEKFG from the coding sequence ATGACTTCGCCACTCACGGCTCTTTCGCCTCTTGATGGAAGATATAGCCATAAAATTGAGCCACTGAAAGAATTTTTTTCAGAAAAAGCCCTCATGTATTATCGCGTGAGAGTTGAGATTTCTTGGATTCAATTTTTGAGCGACCGAAATGACATTGAAGAACTTCGAGCTTTCACCGAGAAGGAAAAAAGAATTTTAGAAAATATCACTGAGAATTTTTCTGAGGGAGATGCGGAAAAAATTAAAAGTTTTGAAAAAACGACGAATCATGACGTAAAGGCAGTAGAATATTTTTTGAAAGAAAAATTCGCAGCGACATCATTAAAAGATGTAGTGGAATGGATTCATTTTGCTTGTACATCTGAAGACGTAAATAATCTTGCCTACGCTATGATGCTGAGGGATGCGATACGAAAATGTCTTCTTCCTGCATTTACGGAAGTCGCTGACCTTATTGGGGAAAAAAGTAGAGAATGGAAAGGAATTCCGATGCTTGCCCGCACTCATGGACAGCCGGCTTCACCAACAACTGTGGGCAAGGCGCTTTTTAATTTTTATGCTCGTCTCCGGCGAGAACTTGCAGGACTCGAAGGTGTTGATTTTTTGGGAAAGATAAACGGAGCGACGGGAAATTATAACGCTCATGTGGTGGCATTTCCAAAGGTGAATTGGCTTGAAATTTCCAAAACATTCGTGGAGATTCTCGGTCTTACATGGCAACCAATTTCTGATCAAATTGAACCTCATGATTTCATCGCAAAAATCTCTCATAATATTTTCAGATTAAATACAATTTGTACCGATTTTTCTCGTGACATCTGGGGATACATTGCCATTGGATATTTCAAGCAAAAACTCAAGGAAGGAGAAGTGGGGAGTTCCACTATGCCGCATAAAGTAAATCCGATTGATTTTGAAAATTCCGAAGGAAATTTCGGAATTGCCAATGCCCTTTTTCACCTTTTTGCAGAGCGACTTCCTATTTCCAGATGGCAAAGAGATCTGACCGACTCGACTCTTCAGCGAAATATCGGAGTTGCATTCGGTCACACGCTTTTGTCACTTTCGAGCCTCTCAAAAGGAATTCAGAAATTAGAAGTGAACACGACCCAAATAGAAAAGGACCTCGAAGAAAATATTGAAGTACTTTCAGAAGCGGTACAAACAGTCATGAGAAAATATGGAGTGGAACATCCGTATGAAAAACTCAAAGAACTCACTCGTGGAAAAAGAATCACGAGAAAGGAATATGAAAAATTTGTGGGAGATCTCAAAATTCCGAAGGAAGCAAAGGATGCGCTTCAGAATCTTACTCCTCAGTCTTACACCGGAATTGCAGAGGAGATTGTGGAGAAGTTCGGGTAA